The genomic DNA CCGCAGCTGTGTGCGGCGTCGCGTGACTCGCTGCAAGCTTGGCGGCGCGATGGTCTCTGGACGGATGGCTTGCCGATTGGCTCGTGAGTCGGTTTGAAGTAGTCTCGCGTATATGGCTCAGACATTGCCCGTCCCACCACCGGGGTTCGATGAACTGCCGGTCGAGGAGAAGGTCCAGTACGTTGAGGCGCTTTGGGATCGAATTGCCGCAGCGCCACAAAAGGTCAGCGTGCCTGATTGGCACCGACAGCTTCTTCGTGACCGACTGGCCGATTATCGCAACGATCCGAAAGCGGGCCGCCCATGGCGAG from Candidatus Binatia bacterium includes the following:
- a CDS encoding addiction module protein; translated protein: MAQTLPVPPPGFDELPVEEKVQYVEALWDRIAAAPQKVSVPDWHRQLLRDRLADYRNDPKAGRPWRDVRDELLRELAGRRRTSGA